In Vespa crabro chromosome 7, iyVesCrab1.2, whole genome shotgun sequence, a single window of DNA contains:
- the LOC124425663 gene encoding protein diaphanous isoform X6 → MPRPHSGDDFNEIEQQRCIIEKMDEEAVNDRFEEMLANMNLTEEKKAPLRQQSESKKREMLVLHYKGSMQENRSKFDKPADYIQYLAQPDLSVNKIHNCIESLRIALTNNPLSWVQEFGTKGLKQVLATLNECYRNAFIYYDSDNRYERIQYECIRCLKAIMNNTVGIKEMLAHHEALTIVARSLEPTKPSVMSEAVKLLGAVCLISSDSHKMVLDAITMNGEFKGRERFLPIVQGLMNRKNENLRVVCLQLINSIINSAEDLDFRLHLRNEIMRVGLADILEALEKDKSDDLSHHLRIFNEYKEDDYELFVQRFDHVRLELDDVNDCFEVVKNMVMETSAEPYFLSILQHLLLIRDDALVRPAYYKLIEECVSQIVLHRSGCDPDFSATKRFQIDVQPLIDTLVEKSRAEEERRLMEVSQKLEEAIASKQEAEAKLQHAENKIKELEQGTGKSGGGGGASTKTNCPILPPPIPGSNVTPPPPPPPPLPNSIGPPPPPMPPGMGVLPPPPPPMPGTKGPPGMGGPIPPPMPGMGGPPPPPMMAGITSMMPSLPNGLKPKRKWEVEGRLKRPNWKAISPHQLTEEVFWTKVQEERLAGPEILDGLAQKFASKPSGKKIDDVVDKSATIKKVKDLKVLDSKAAQNISILLGGTLKHMSYEDVKGCLFRCDGPVISDNILQGLIQYLPSPDQLAKFQLYKDNYDDLTEAEQFCVTISTIKRLLPRLKSLSFMLRYEELVQDIKPDIVAGTAACEEVRGSKKFAKILELILLFGNYMNSGGGASGQDFGYQLSFLTKLTSIKAADNKETLMHYLVSTIERKFPECLSFTEELAHVDRASRVSLDNVQRILRQMDSNIRNLEQDLSNARIPQCEEDLFSEVMTPFAKKARESCEVLKNMFKNMDGLYTEISVFFCFDKQKYTIEELFSDIRTFKDDFVQAQKEMLKLREAEEKQRRAREAREKAEAEKAARAARKKALVDMNAHDTQEGVMDSLMEALRTGSAFSRPDQRRKRQTRIAGGTHTSSNFITEESQSHKQSFVNSVCTPETNVGINFFKKQFLIGYARILTPVKPKRVIITKRYKRNLVVHRAIDNRKIINKNRRSVKRSKSYGHISNKSLLRSQSNVKIKTVFPTNVSPKLDLSHCNIRESSLSVNSLPSKNKIAVSPSVMLTRTKNFENISNSSDENQSISVKLPMRLNSTCSHHLPIIDVVKKSKSPNANYSNFPLLSHNANSLNKNIENNDANVSSTTEVKKNCNFKSHEVENILETFSTEIDQNYTTVEEQMYIMKTPNIKRTKVWTCWNPRT, encoded by the exons ATGCCTCGGCCACATTCTGGCGATGATTTTAATGAGATCGAACAGCAGCGTTGTATCATTGAGAAAATGGACGAGGAAGCTGTTAACGATCGTTTCGAAGAAATGTTG gcAAACATGAATTTAACGGAGGAGAAAAAGGCTCCGCTTCGTCAGCAATCCGaatcgaagaagagagagatgttGGTGTTACATTACAAGGGTAGCATGCAAGAGAATAGATCAAAATTCGACAAACCAGCTGATTACATTCAATATCTAGCTCAGCCGGATCTAAGTGTAAATAAGATTCACAATTGTATAGAATCACTTAGAATTGCACTGACTAATAATCCTTTAAGTTGGGTTCAAGAATTTGGTACTAAGGGATTGAAGCAGGTTTTAGCAACACTCAACGAATGCTACAGAAA TGCCTTCATATATTATGATAG cgaTAATCGATACGAACGGATACAGTACGAATGTATACGATGTTTAAAAGCGATAATGAATAATACCGTTGGAATAAAGGAGATGTTAGCTCATCACGAAGCTTTGACGATAGTGGCAAGATCGTTGGAACCCACTAAACCATCGGTGATGTCGGAAGCTGTAAAGTTATTAGGTGCAGTCTGTTTGATTTCGAGCGATAGTCATAAAATGGTTTTAGATGCGATCACTATGAACGGCGAGTTCAAGGGCAGAGAAAGATTTTTACCCATTGTACAGGGATTGATGAAtaggaagaatgaaaatttaaga gtAGTGTGCCTTCAACTtataaattcgattattaattcTGCCGAGGATCTAGACTTTCGATTACATTTAAGGAACGAAATAATGCGAGTAGGATTAGCGGATATATTAGAAGCTTTAGAAAAGGATAAGTCCGACGATTTGTCTCATCATTTAAGGATCTTCAACGAATATAAGGAAGACGATTACGAGTTATTTGTACAAAGATTTGATCACGTTCGATTGGAATTAGATGATGTCAATGATTGCTTCGAGGTAGTGAAAAATATGGTTATGGAGACTTCCGCCGAGCCgtatttcttatcgatattacagcATCTACTACTTATCAGGGACGATGCTTTGGTGAG ACCagcttattataaattaatagaagAGTGCGTATCGCAAATTGTGTTACATCGTTCAGGCTGTGATCCGGACTTCAGTGCGACGAAACGGTTTCAAATAGACGTACAACCATTGATCGATACTTTGGTCGAGAAATCTCGAGCCGAAGAGGAGCGACGTTTAATGGAAGTGTCTCAAAAGTTGGAAGAAGCTATAGCTAGTAAACAGGAGGCTGAGGCGAAGCTTCAACACgctgaaaacaaaattaaggaACTCGAACAAGGGACTGGAAAAAgtggagggggaggaggagctAGTACG AAAACAAATTGTCCGATATTACCACCTCCGATACCTGGTTCGAATGTaacaccaccaccgccaccacctccaccacttCCAAACTCGATTggaccaccgccaccacctaTGCCACCTGGAATGGGTGtattaccaccaccaccacctccaatGCCTGGAACAAAGGGACCACCTGGTATGGGAGGTCCAATACCTCCACCTATGCCAGGAATGGGAggtcctccacctcctcctatGATGGCTGGAATTACATCCATGATGCCGTCGTTACCTAATGGATTGAAACCTAAGAGAAAGTGGGAGGTCGAAGGTCGATTGAAGAGGCCTAACTGGAAAGCA ATATCACCGCATCAGTTGACGGAAGAAGTATTTTGGACAAAAGTGCAAGAGGAGAGATTAGCCGGTCCGGAAATACTCGATGGTTTAGCACAAAAGTTCGCGTCGAAACCAAGTGGCAAGAAAATCGATGACGTCGTAGATAa atcgGCAACcataaaaaaagtgaaagatcTCAAGGTTTTAGATAGTAAAGCTGCACAAAATATATCGATACTTCTTGGTGGTACGTTAAAGCATATGTCGTACGAAGATGTCAAAGGATGTCTTTTTAGATGCGATGGACCAGTTATCTCGGATAACATATTGCAAGgtttaattcaatatttacCATCGCCAGATCAATTAGCGAAATTTCAACTTTACaaagataattatgatgattTGACGGAGGCCGAACAATTTTGCGTTAcg aTATCGACGATCAAAAGGTTATTGCCCAGGTTAAAATCATTGAGTTTTATGCTGAGATACGAGGAATTGGTACAGGACATTAAACCAGACATAGTGGCAGGAACGGCAGCTTGCGAGGAAGTTAGAGGAAGTAAAAAGTTTGCAAAGATACtcgaattgattttattgtttggAAATTATATGAATTCCGGGGGTGGAGCTTCTGGTCAAGATTTTGGGTATCAGCTTAGTTTTCTAACCAAG TTGACAAGTATAAAGGCTGCGGACAACAAAGAAACTCTTATGCATTACTTAGTATCtacgatagagagaaaattccCAGAATGTTTGAGTTTTACCGAAGAATTGGCACACGTAGATAGGGCGAGCCGTGTCTCTTTAGATAACGTACAGAGAATACTTCGTCAAATGGATTCTAACATACGAAATCTTGAACAAGACCTTTCTAATGCTAGAATTCCACAATGCGAGGAAGATCTATTTTCGGAGGTCATGACT CCATTTGCTAAGAAAGCCCGTGAATCTTGCGAGGTATTGAAGAACATGTTTAAAAATATGGACGGTCTTTACACCGAAATCTCTGTATTCTTCTGTTTCGACAAACAGAAGTATACAATCGAGGAATTGTTCAGCGACATAAGGACGTTCAAAGATGATTTCGtg caaGCACAAAAGGAGATGTTAAAGCTAAGGGAAGcggaagagaaacaaagaagagCGAGAGAAGCGAGAGAGAAGGCGGAAGCTGAGAAAGCGGCACGAGCGGCGCGAAAGAAAGCGCTTGTCGATATGAACGCACATGATACTCAAGAAGGTGTTATGGATAGTTTGATGGAAGCACTTCGAACTGGTTCTGCTTTTAGTCGGCCGGATCAACGACGCAAGAGGCAAACACGCATTGCTGGTG GTACACATACGTCATCTAATTTTATCACAGAAGAGAGTCAAAGTCATAAACAGTCATTCGTTAATTCTGTTTGTACGCCTGAAACGAACGTtgggattaatttttttaagaagCAATTTCTTATTGGCTACGCACGCATACTTACGCCGGTTAAACCAAAACGCGTGATTATtactaaaagatataaaagaaatttagtCGTTCATCGTGCTATCGACAATcgtaaaatcattaataaaaatcgtagGAGCGTAAAACGAAGTAAATCTTATGGtcatatatcgaataaatctttattgCGTAGTCAGTCAAACGTTAAAATCAAAACGGTATTTCCAACGAATGTTTCTCCAAAATTAGATCTCTCTCATTGCAATATAAGAGAATCATCGTTATCTGTCAATTCTTTACCaagtaagaataaaatagcAGTCTCTCCTTCGGTGATGTTAACGCGTacgaaaaattttgaaaatatttccaacTCTAGCGATGAAAATCAAAGTATATCAGTAAAACTTCCGATGCGCCTAAACTCAACTTGTTCGCATCATCTTCCTATAATCGATGTTGTCAAGAAATCAAAATCACCAAATGCTAATTACAGCAATTTTCCTTTGCTATCGCATAATGCTAAtagtttgaataaaaatatagaaaataatgacgCAAATGTTTCTTCAACGACagaggtaaagaaaaattgcaaTTTTAAATCTCACGaggttgaaaatattttagaaactTTTTCTACCGAAATTGATCAAAATTATACCACCGTAGAGGAACAGATGTATATTATGAAAACTCCAAATATTAAACGAACAAAAGTTTGGACATGTTGGAATCCAAGAACATGA
- the LOC124425663 gene encoding protein diaphanous isoform X1 yields MSATIKRRKTWYNKTEAGNKLESWFTRPKKSGRGGGVRSGTDNNTMPRPHSGDDFNEIEQQRCIIEKMDEEAVNDRFEEMLANMNLTEEKKAPLRQQSESKKREMLVLHYKGSMQENRSKFDKPADYIQYLAQPDLSVNKIHNCIESLRIALTNNPLSWVQEFGTKGLKQVLATLNECYRNAFIYYDSDNRYERIQYECIRCLKAIMNNTVGIKEMLAHHEALTIVARSLEPTKPSVMSEAVKLLGAVCLISSDSHKMVLDAITMNGEFKGRERFLPIVQGLMNRKNENLRVVCLQLINSIINSAEDLDFRLHLRNEIMRVGLADILEALEKDKSDDLSHHLRIFNEYKEDDYELFVQRFDHVRLELDDVNDCFEVVKNMVMETSAEPYFLSILQHLLLIRDDALVRPAYYKLIEECVSQIVLHRSGCDPDFSATKRFQIDVQPLIDTLVEKSRAEEERRLMEVSQKLEEAIASKQEAEAKLQHAENKIKELEQGTGKSGGGGGASTKTNCPILPPPIPGSNVTPPPPPPPPLPNSIGPPPPPMPPGMGVLPPPPPPMPGTKGPPGMGGPIPPPMPGMGGPPPPPMMAGITSMMPSLPNGLKPKRKWEVEGRLKRPNWKAISPHQLTEEVFWTKVQEERLAGPEILDGLAQKFASKPSGKKIDDVVDKSATIKKVKDLKVLDSKAAQNISILLGGTLKHMSYEDVKGCLFRCDGPVISDNILQGLIQYLPSPDQLAKFQLYKDNYDDLTEAEQFCVTISTIKRLLPRLKSLSFMLRYEELVQDIKPDIVAGTAACEEVRGSKKFAKILELILLFGNYMNSGGGASGQDFGYQLSFLTKLTSIKAADNKETLMHYLVSTIERKFPECLSFTEELAHVDRASRVSLDNVQRILRQMDSNIRNLEQDLSNARIPQCEEDLFSEVMTPFAKKARESCEVLKNMFKNMDGLYTEISVFFCFDKQKYTIEELFSDIRTFKDDFVQAQKEMLKLREAEEKQRRAREAREKAEAEKAARAARKKALVDMNAHDTQEGVMDSLMEALRTGSAFSRPDQRRKRQTRIAGGTHTSSNFITEESQSHKQSFVNSVCTPETNVGINFFKKQFLIGYARILTPVKPKRVIITKRYKRNLVVHRAIDNRKIINKNRRSVKRSKSYGHISNKSLLRSQSNVKIKTVFPTNVSPKLDLSHCNIRESSLSVNSLPSKNKIAVSPSVMLTRTKNFENISNSSDENQSISVKLPMRLNSTCSHHLPIIDVVKKSKSPNANYSNFPLLSHNANSLNKNIENNDANVSSTTEVKKNCNFKSHEVENILETFSTEIDQNYTTVEEQMYIMKTPNIKRTKVWTCWNPRT; encoded by the exons CTCGAGTCATGGTTTACCAGGCCCAAAAAATCTGGTCGTGGAGGTGGAGTCAGGAGTGGTACGGATAACAACACAATGCCTCGGCCACATTCTGGCGATGATTTTAATGAGATCGAACAGCAGCGTTGTATCATTGAGAAAATGGACGAGGAAGCTGTTAACGATCGTTTCGAAGAAATGTTG gcAAACATGAATTTAACGGAGGAGAAAAAGGCTCCGCTTCGTCAGCAATCCGaatcgaagaagagagagatgttGGTGTTACATTACAAGGGTAGCATGCAAGAGAATAGATCAAAATTCGACAAACCAGCTGATTACATTCAATATCTAGCTCAGCCGGATCTAAGTGTAAATAAGATTCACAATTGTATAGAATCACTTAGAATTGCACTGACTAATAATCCTTTAAGTTGGGTTCAAGAATTTGGTACTAAGGGATTGAAGCAGGTTTTAGCAACACTCAACGAATGCTACAGAAA TGCCTTCATATATTATGATAG cgaTAATCGATACGAACGGATACAGTACGAATGTATACGATGTTTAAAAGCGATAATGAATAATACCGTTGGAATAAAGGAGATGTTAGCTCATCACGAAGCTTTGACGATAGTGGCAAGATCGTTGGAACCCACTAAACCATCGGTGATGTCGGAAGCTGTAAAGTTATTAGGTGCAGTCTGTTTGATTTCGAGCGATAGTCATAAAATGGTTTTAGATGCGATCACTATGAACGGCGAGTTCAAGGGCAGAGAAAGATTTTTACCCATTGTACAGGGATTGATGAAtaggaagaatgaaaatttaaga gtAGTGTGCCTTCAACTtataaattcgattattaattcTGCCGAGGATCTAGACTTTCGATTACATTTAAGGAACGAAATAATGCGAGTAGGATTAGCGGATATATTAGAAGCTTTAGAAAAGGATAAGTCCGACGATTTGTCTCATCATTTAAGGATCTTCAACGAATATAAGGAAGACGATTACGAGTTATTTGTACAAAGATTTGATCACGTTCGATTGGAATTAGATGATGTCAATGATTGCTTCGAGGTAGTGAAAAATATGGTTATGGAGACTTCCGCCGAGCCgtatttcttatcgatattacagcATCTACTACTTATCAGGGACGATGCTTTGGTGAG ACCagcttattataaattaatagaagAGTGCGTATCGCAAATTGTGTTACATCGTTCAGGCTGTGATCCGGACTTCAGTGCGACGAAACGGTTTCAAATAGACGTACAACCATTGATCGATACTTTGGTCGAGAAATCTCGAGCCGAAGAGGAGCGACGTTTAATGGAAGTGTCTCAAAAGTTGGAAGAAGCTATAGCTAGTAAACAGGAGGCTGAGGCGAAGCTTCAACACgctgaaaacaaaattaaggaACTCGAACAAGGGACTGGAAAAAgtggagggggaggaggagctAGTACG AAAACAAATTGTCCGATATTACCACCTCCGATACCTGGTTCGAATGTaacaccaccaccgccaccacctccaccacttCCAAACTCGATTggaccaccgccaccacctaTGCCACCTGGAATGGGTGtattaccaccaccaccacctccaatGCCTGGAACAAAGGGACCACCTGGTATGGGAGGTCCAATACCTCCACCTATGCCAGGAATGGGAggtcctccacctcctcctatGATGGCTGGAATTACATCCATGATGCCGTCGTTACCTAATGGATTGAAACCTAAGAGAAAGTGGGAGGTCGAAGGTCGATTGAAGAGGCCTAACTGGAAAGCA ATATCACCGCATCAGTTGACGGAAGAAGTATTTTGGACAAAAGTGCAAGAGGAGAGATTAGCCGGTCCGGAAATACTCGATGGTTTAGCACAAAAGTTCGCGTCGAAACCAAGTGGCAAGAAAATCGATGACGTCGTAGATAa atcgGCAACcataaaaaaagtgaaagatcTCAAGGTTTTAGATAGTAAAGCTGCACAAAATATATCGATACTTCTTGGTGGTACGTTAAAGCATATGTCGTACGAAGATGTCAAAGGATGTCTTTTTAGATGCGATGGACCAGTTATCTCGGATAACATATTGCAAGgtttaattcaatatttacCATCGCCAGATCAATTAGCGAAATTTCAACTTTACaaagataattatgatgattTGACGGAGGCCGAACAATTTTGCGTTAcg aTATCGACGATCAAAAGGTTATTGCCCAGGTTAAAATCATTGAGTTTTATGCTGAGATACGAGGAATTGGTACAGGACATTAAACCAGACATAGTGGCAGGAACGGCAGCTTGCGAGGAAGTTAGAGGAAGTAAAAAGTTTGCAAAGATACtcgaattgattttattgtttggAAATTATATGAATTCCGGGGGTGGAGCTTCTGGTCAAGATTTTGGGTATCAGCTTAGTTTTCTAACCAAG TTGACAAGTATAAAGGCTGCGGACAACAAAGAAACTCTTATGCATTACTTAGTATCtacgatagagagaaaattccCAGAATGTTTGAGTTTTACCGAAGAATTGGCACACGTAGATAGGGCGAGCCGTGTCTCTTTAGATAACGTACAGAGAATACTTCGTCAAATGGATTCTAACATACGAAATCTTGAACAAGACCTTTCTAATGCTAGAATTCCACAATGCGAGGAAGATCTATTTTCGGAGGTCATGACT CCATTTGCTAAGAAAGCCCGTGAATCTTGCGAGGTATTGAAGAACATGTTTAAAAATATGGACGGTCTTTACACCGAAATCTCTGTATTCTTCTGTTTCGACAAACAGAAGTATACAATCGAGGAATTGTTCAGCGACATAAGGACGTTCAAAGATGATTTCGtg caaGCACAAAAGGAGATGTTAAAGCTAAGGGAAGcggaagagaaacaaagaagagCGAGAGAAGCGAGAGAGAAGGCGGAAGCTGAGAAAGCGGCACGAGCGGCGCGAAAGAAAGCGCTTGTCGATATGAACGCACATGATACTCAAGAAGGTGTTATGGATAGTTTGATGGAAGCACTTCGAACTGGTTCTGCTTTTAGTCGGCCGGATCAACGACGCAAGAGGCAAACACGCATTGCTGGTG GTACACATACGTCATCTAATTTTATCACAGAAGAGAGTCAAAGTCATAAACAGTCATTCGTTAATTCTGTTTGTACGCCTGAAACGAACGTtgggattaatttttttaagaagCAATTTCTTATTGGCTACGCACGCATACTTACGCCGGTTAAACCAAAACGCGTGATTATtactaaaagatataaaagaaatttagtCGTTCATCGTGCTATCGACAATcgtaaaatcattaataaaaatcgtagGAGCGTAAAACGAAGTAAATCTTATGGtcatatatcgaataaatctttattgCGTAGTCAGTCAAACGTTAAAATCAAAACGGTATTTCCAACGAATGTTTCTCCAAAATTAGATCTCTCTCATTGCAATATAAGAGAATCATCGTTATCTGTCAATTCTTTACCaagtaagaataaaatagcAGTCTCTCCTTCGGTGATGTTAACGCGTacgaaaaattttgaaaatatttccaacTCTAGCGATGAAAATCAAAGTATATCAGTAAAACTTCCGATGCGCCTAAACTCAACTTGTTCGCATCATCTTCCTATAATCGATGTTGTCAAGAAATCAAAATCACCAAATGCTAATTACAGCAATTTTCCTTTGCTATCGCATAATGCTAAtagtttgaataaaaatatagaaaataatgacgCAAATGTTTCTTCAACGACagaggtaaagaaaaattgcaaTTTTAAATCTCACGaggttgaaaatattttagaaactTTTTCTACCGAAATTGATCAAAATTATACCACCGTAGAGGAACAGATGTATATTATGAAAACTCCAAATATTAAACGAACAAAAGTTTGGACATGTTGGAATCCAAGAACATGA